In the genome of Actinomadura graeca, one region contains:
- a CDS encoding DUF5302 domain-containing protein, translating into MADSSGDEKDENEDDVKRRFREALERKRGAAAEKNAGGAGRSGSKVRGTHDRADHQRQFRRKSG; encoded by the coding sequence ATGGCCGACTCGTCAGGAGATGAGAAGGACGAGAACGAGGACGACGTGAAGCGCAGGTTCCGGGAGGCCCTGGAGCGCAAGCGCGGAGCGGCGGCCGAGAAGAACGCGGGCGGGGCGGGCAGGAGCGGCTCCAAGGTGCGCGGCACCCACGACCGCGCCGACCACCAGCGCCAGTTCCGCCGGAAGAGCGGCTGA
- a CDS encoding cytochrome P450 → MDPQIPQAEPAPAHPPLEALAVQPLLNRDYESRPALFYERLRAEYGPVAPVDVLGVPAWLVLGYPQTLDILRDARGVWSSRLDAWRARREGRVPADWPLLPVYDLDMSVFRDGADLTRLRSAWSEGLRPFQDRTRPQAKQLELAVRRYADELITVLSEGGRTGWADLSAQYARPLPLMVMWRLLGADTGRGDELIMDVWRVLDAGPEAAEASGRLRAELAQVCTAKAGTPGEDLPSYMLAAVPDLTVDELTREMVMLTGLIGDFTGTLIANTIAEVIVGSAGVRDSLSAGMIQEAVNRVAISSPPMANLTFRWPKVDVRIGRFQVAAGDPVMLSPAAAHLDAAFADGATADSIYSSRAHLAWGAGAHACLGRDLATTITTIAVERLFDRFAGIRPALPADQLPWRSSPMMRGLRALPVTYELADDPAPAPARPEPDAPERDADEPEARSLVRRLLRVMRIGQS, encoded by the coding sequence GTGGACCCCCAGATCCCGCAGGCCGAGCCCGCCCCCGCACATCCGCCGCTGGAGGCGCTCGCCGTCCAGCCGCTCCTGAACCGGGACTACGAGTCCCGTCCCGCGCTCTTCTACGAACGGCTTCGCGCCGAGTACGGGCCGGTCGCGCCGGTGGACGTCCTGGGGGTCCCGGCGTGGCTCGTCCTCGGCTATCCGCAGACGCTCGACATCCTGCGCGACGCGCGGGGCGTGTGGAGCAGCCGCCTGGACGCCTGGCGGGCGCGCCGCGAGGGCCGTGTCCCGGCCGACTGGCCGCTGCTGCCCGTGTACGACCTCGACATGTCGGTCTTCCGCGACGGCGCCGACCTCACGCGGCTGCGCAGCGCGTGGAGCGAGGGCCTGCGGCCGTTCCAGGACCGCACCCGGCCGCAGGCCAAGCAGCTGGAGCTCGCCGTCCGCCGGTACGCCGACGAGCTGATCACCGTCCTGTCGGAGGGCGGCCGGACGGGCTGGGCCGACCTGTCGGCGCAGTACGCCCGGCCGCTGCCGCTGATGGTGATGTGGCGGCTGCTCGGCGCCGACACCGGGCGCGGCGATGAGCTGATCATGGACGTGTGGCGGGTGCTGGACGCGGGCCCGGAGGCCGCCGAGGCGTCGGGGAGGCTGCGGGCGGAGCTCGCGCAGGTCTGCACGGCGAAGGCCGGGACGCCCGGGGAGGACCTGCCGTCCTACATGCTGGCCGCCGTGCCGGACCTGACGGTGGACGAGCTGACCCGCGAGATGGTCATGCTGACCGGCCTGATCGGCGACTTCACCGGAACGCTGATCGCCAACACGATCGCCGAGGTGATCGTCGGCTCGGCCGGGGTCCGCGACAGCCTGTCCGCTGGGATGATCCAGGAGGCGGTGAACCGGGTGGCGATCTCCAGCCCGCCGATGGCCAACCTGACGTTCCGCTGGCCGAAGGTCGACGTGCGGATCGGCCGGTTCCAGGTCGCGGCCGGCGACCCGGTGATGCTGTCGCCCGCCGCCGCGCACCTCGACGCGGCGTTCGCGGACGGCGCCACCGCCGACTCGATCTACAGTTCCCGCGCGCACCTGGCGTGGGGGGCGGGCGCGCACGCCTGCCTCGGGCGCGACCTCGCGACCACCATCACCACGATCGCGGTGGAGCGGTTGTTCGACCGGTTCGCCGGGATACGTCCCGCGCTGCCCGCCGACCAGCTGCCGTGGCGGTCCTCGCCCATGATGCGGGGGCTGCGCGCCCTGCCGGTCACCTACGAGCTGGCGGACGACCCGGCCCCGGCCCCCGCCCGCCCCGAGCCGGACGCCCCGGAGCGGGACGCCGACGAGCCGGAGGCGCGGTCGCTGGTCCGGCGCCTCCTGCGCGTCATGCGCATCGGGCAGTCCTGA
- a CDS encoding pyridoxamine 5'-phosphate oxidase family protein has translation MTLAPEFTEITSAEELRALLGAPMRRALDKERVTLHAWDREWLARSPFCLIATSDAAGNCDVSPKGDPPGFTHVLDDSTIAVPDRPGNRRADGFLNVLDNPHVGLIFMIPGRGETLRINGRARLVREAPFFEAMVVKGHRPALALVVEIEQIFFHCAKALMRSDLWKPGTWEPDALPSRARILKDVQYTEASLEELERYYGPEYAKKLYGS, from the coding sequence ATGACGCTCGCCCCCGAGTTCACGGAGATCACTTCTGCGGAGGAGCTGCGGGCGCTGCTCGGCGCGCCGATGCGCCGGGCGCTCGACAAGGAGCGCGTCACCCTGCACGCCTGGGACCGGGAATGGCTCGCCCGGTCGCCGTTCTGCCTGATCGCCACCAGCGACGCCGCAGGGAACTGCGACGTCTCCCCCAAGGGGGACCCGCCCGGGTTCACCCACGTCCTGGACGACAGCACGATCGCCGTCCCGGACCGTCCGGGGAACCGCCGGGCGGACGGCTTCCTCAACGTCCTGGACAACCCGCACGTCGGGCTGATCTTCATGATCCCCGGACGCGGCGAGACGCTGCGGATCAACGGCCGGGCGCGGCTCGTGCGGGAGGCGCCCTTCTTCGAGGCGATGGTCGTCAAGGGCCACCGCCCGGCCCTGGCGCTGGTGGTGGAGATCGAGCAGATCTTCTTCCACTGCGCGAAGGCCCTGATGCGCTCGGACCTGTGGAAGCCCGGCACCTGGGAGCCGGACGCGCTGCCCTCACGCGCCCGGATCCTCAAGGACGTCCAGTACACCGAGGCGAGCCTGGAGGAGCTGGAGCGCTACTACGGCCCCGAGTACGCCAAGAAGCTGTACGGGAGCTGA
- a CDS encoding MBL fold metallo-hydrolase has translation MTAPVVEQPTDWTEPGAHPVTPGVHRIPLALPIPSLHAVNVYVIEDPGGLVVVDSGWAMPDTRTALEGGLRALGHGLDDVAQFLVTHAHWDHYSQALALRESFGTRVRVGRGERPSIEAFDARRGLHPRQVEMLRRCGAGDLADEIAGRPVGAAARNMPHTLPDAWLDDGERIGLAGRALDVVATPGHTRGHIVLRDAAAGLLFAGDHVLPHISPSIGLETEPEPRPLRSYLESLRLVRDMPDTLLLPAHGPVTGSAHARIDELLDHHAARLDAAAGQVRAGHGTAFEVAAALPWTRRRRRLADMDAFSRMLAVLEIEAHLDVLADQGVLDAHDEAGVRVYAVRG, from the coding sequence GTGACGGCACCGGTCGTGGAGCAGCCGACGGACTGGACCGAGCCGGGCGCCCATCCGGTGACCCCCGGCGTGCACCGGATCCCCCTCGCCCTGCCGATCCCGTCGCTGCACGCCGTCAACGTGTACGTGATCGAGGACCCCGGCGGCCTGGTCGTGGTCGACTCCGGCTGGGCGATGCCCGACACCCGCACGGCGCTGGAGGGCGGGCTCCGCGCGCTCGGCCACGGACTGGACGACGTCGCCCAGTTCCTCGTTACCCACGCGCACTGGGACCACTACTCGCAGGCCCTCGCCCTGCGCGAGTCGTTCGGCACCCGCGTCCGCGTCGGCCGCGGCGAGCGGCCCTCCATCGAGGCGTTCGACGCCCGGCGGGGCCTGCACCCGCGGCAGGTCGAGATGCTGCGCCGCTGCGGCGCGGGCGACCTGGCCGACGAGATCGCCGGGAGGCCGGTCGGGGCGGCCGCGCGGAACATGCCGCACACGCTGCCGGACGCCTGGCTGGACGACGGGGAGCGGATCGGCCTCGCCGGGCGGGCGCTGGACGTAGTCGCCACCCCGGGCCACACGCGCGGCCACATCGTCCTGCGCGACGCCGCCGCCGGGCTGCTGTTCGCCGGGGACCACGTCCTGCCGCACATCAGCCCCTCGATCGGGCTGGAGACCGAGCCGGAGCCGAGGCCGCTGCGCAGCTACCTGGAGTCGCTGCGGCTCGTCCGCGACATGCCCGACACCCTGCTGCTCCCCGCGCACGGCCCGGTCACGGGCAGCGCGCACGCGCGGATCGACGAGCTCCTCGACCACCACGCCGCGCGCCTGGACGCCGCCGCCGGGCAGGTCCGCGCGGGCCACGGCACGGCGTTCGAGGTCGCCGCCGCCCTGCCGTGGACGCGGCGGCGGCGCAGGCTCGCCGACATGGACGCCTTCAGCCGGATGCTGGCCGTCCTGGAGATCGAGGCGCACCTGGACGTCCTCGCCGACCAGGGCGTCCTGGACGCGCACGACGAGGCGGGCGTCCGCGTCTACGCCGTCCGCGGCTGA
- a CDS encoding DUF899 domain-containing protein: protein MALPEVVSREEWVAARKALLVKEKELTRARDALNSERRRLPMVRVDKEYVFEGPDGKAGLLDLFEGRAQLIVGHVMWDPSWERACRSCSSGLAEISVGHLRHLHERDTTYAAVSRAPQAKIAPFREQMGWVFPWYSSAGGDFNYDYHVTIDGSVAPEEYNYRTVAEYAEAGTPFGDERPMETPGMSCFLRDGDTVYHTYSMYARGAEQVGGSYYYLDLTALGRQEPWEEPKGRGSGGMAAGSRLPYPDEYDDEYSR from the coding sequence ATGGCCCTTCCCGAGGTCGTCTCACGAGAAGAGTGGGTGGCGGCGCGCAAGGCGCTGCTCGTGAAGGAGAAGGAGCTCACCCGGGCGCGCGACGCGCTGAACAGCGAGCGGCGCCGCCTGCCCATGGTCCGGGTGGACAAGGAGTACGTCTTCGAGGGACCGGACGGCAAGGCCGGCCTCCTCGACCTGTTCGAGGGCCGCGCCCAGCTCATCGTCGGGCACGTGATGTGGGACCCCTCCTGGGAGAGGGCGTGCCGGAGCTGCTCGTCCGGCCTGGCGGAGATCTCCGTCGGGCACCTGCGGCACCTGCACGAGCGCGACACCACCTATGCCGCCGTCTCGCGCGCCCCGCAGGCGAAGATCGCACCGTTCAGGGAGCAGATGGGCTGGGTGTTCCCCTGGTACTCCTCCGCCGGTGGCGACTTCAACTACGACTACCACGTCACCATCGACGGCTCCGTCGCGCCGGAGGAGTACAACTACCGGACCGTGGCCGAGTACGCGGAGGCGGGCACGCCCTTCGGGGACGAGCGGCCGATGGAGACGCCCGGCATGAGCTGCTTCCTGCGGGACGGCGACACCGTCTACCACACGTACTCGATGTACGCGCGCGGCGCCGAGCAGGTCGGCGGCTCCTACTACTACCTCGACCTGACGGCGCTCGGCCGCCAGGAGCCGTGGGAGGAGCCCAAGGGCCGGGGGTCGGGCGGCATGGCCGCGGGGAGCAGGCTTCCTTATCCGGACGAGTACGACGACGAGTACTCCCGCTGA
- a CDS encoding DUF7668 domain-containing protein — translation MLPEEGVNAVRVVIALLVRGHFEELETLTEGRRLSASAMADAVDRYGGDLISPPEEAFAAVEESAAAEADGERVFAVDFPLWTAQEGRSALAARLALTEVMDGVWTVELIALGAP, via the coding sequence ATGCTGCCGGAAGAGGGCGTCAACGCCGTCCGCGTCGTCATCGCGCTGCTGGTGCGGGGGCACTTCGAGGAGCTGGAGACGCTCACCGAGGGGCGCAGGCTGAGCGCCTCGGCGATGGCCGACGCGGTCGACCGCTACGGCGGCGACCTGATCAGCCCGCCCGAGGAGGCGTTCGCCGCCGTCGAGGAGAGCGCCGCCGCCGAGGCCGACGGGGAGCGGGTCTTCGCCGTCGACTTCCCGCTCTGGACGGCGCAGGAGGGACGGTCCGCGCTGGCCGCCCGCCTCGCGCTCACCGAGGTCATGGACGGGGTCTGGACCGTGGAGCTGATCGCGCTCGGCGCGCCCTGA
- a CDS encoding serine hydrolase domain-containing protein, producing the protein MSTLGRTRRGVVAGLGAAVVAATGGTALADPGGRTLQRDVDAVRATGVTGVQAEASTPEGTVRARAGVTDVRSGRPIPYGSYFRGGSNTKTYVATVILQLVGEGRLSLDDTVDRWLPGLVRGNGNDGRKIKIRHLLQHTSGLYDYTEDLPFGSAEEAAAHRFDHYTPERLVRMALAHRPGFRPGETGPDGKPRWSYSNTGYVLAGMLIERITGRTWEAEAGRRILRPLGLTRTAFVRAREFPRPHPHGYQQFAEGGPLMDITDMDYSWASSAGTVVTTAADLNRFFTALIGGRLLEPAQLAEMRTTVPTGMDGSFTGSRYGLGLLWFPLSCSKAGFWGHGGDTPGYMTRGGVTPDARRSATVSVTTQLEGDGGFREDATAANTVRNALCGR; encoded by the coding sequence TTGAGCACGCTCGGCAGGACCCGCCGGGGGGTCGTCGCAGGACTCGGGGCGGCGGTCGTGGCAGCGACGGGCGGCACGGCGCTCGCGGACCCGGGCGGGAGGACGCTCCAGCGGGACGTGGACGCCGTCAGGGCCACCGGCGTCACCGGTGTGCAGGCGGAGGCGAGCACGCCGGAGGGGACGGTCAGGGCCCGGGCCGGGGTGACGGACGTGCGGAGCGGGCGTCCGATCCCCTACGGCTCGTACTTCCGGGGAGGGAGCAACACCAAGACGTACGTGGCGACGGTCATCCTCCAGCTCGTGGGGGAGGGGCGGCTGAGCCTGGACGACACGGTCGACCGGTGGCTGCCCGGCCTCGTCCGCGGCAACGGCAACGACGGGAGGAAGATCAAGATCCGCCATCTGCTCCAGCACACCAGCGGGCTCTACGACTACACCGAGGACCTGCCGTTCGGCTCCGCGGAGGAGGCCGCAGCCCACCGCTTCGACCACTACACCCCGGAGCGGCTGGTCCGGATGGCGCTCGCCCACCGGCCGGGCTTCCGGCCGGGGGAGACGGGCCCGGACGGCAAGCCCCGGTGGTCGTACAGCAACACCGGCTACGTCCTCGCCGGGATGCTCATCGAGCGGATCACCGGGCGGACGTGGGAGGCGGAGGCGGGACGGCGGATACTCCGGCCGCTCGGCCTCACGCGGACGGCCTTCGTGAGGGCGCGCGAGTTCCCCCGCCCCCATCCGCACGGCTACCAGCAGTTCGCCGAGGGCGGGCCGCTCATGGACATCACCGACATGGACTACAGCTGGGCGTCCTCGGCGGGCACCGTCGTCACGACGGCCGCCGACCTCAACCGGTTCTTCACCGCGCTGATCGGCGGGCGGCTGCTCGAACCCGCGCAGCTCGCCGAGATGCGCACGACGGTCCCGACCGGCATGGACGGGTCCTTCACCGGCTCCCGCTACGGGCTCGGACTGCTCTGGTTCCCGCTGAGCTGCTCGAAGGCGGGCTTCTGGGGCCACGGCGGGGACACACCCGGCTATATGACCCGCGGGGGCGTCACCCCCGACGCGCGGCGCAGCGCCACCGTCAGCGTCACCACGCAACTGGAGGGCGACGGCGGCTTCCGCGAGGACGCGACGGCGGCCAACACCGTCCGCAACGCCCTCTGCGGGCGCTGA
- a CDS encoding FAD-dependent monooxygenase — protein sequence MSSTGMPAGEPAGTVVIVGAGPTGLLLAGDLAAAGIGCTVLERRREETGNETRAFAVHARTMEILDARGVADELASTGEWAGRLRLLGRASLDLSRLPGRFPYVLITPQYETERVLRERALAAGAEIVHGAEVTALRQDRSGVDLDVRSGGGTTTRRASYVVGADGVRSTVRKALGLPFPGHSVVRSVMLADVRLDDAPREVLTVGATGDAFAFLAPFGDGWYRVIAWDRHRQVADSEPVDMDGLREATRRALGTDHGMRDPRWTSRFHSDERQVPRYRTGRVFLAGDAAHVHSPVGGQGMNTGLQDAANLGWKLAAELRGWAPPWLLDSYHDERHPVGRRVLRGSGTLLRLVLVEPALLRTARGAALWAVTHVPPVARRVAGAVSGLDIAYPAPRGAHPLAGRRAPDIPLAGTPGRLARLLGDGRFVLVTAVNDPAVTYAARLWKDRVRCALAGRATRTTALVRPDGYIAWATDETAPDRRAAAIRGALTRWCGSPAHERRTPGGAIGTVREERGG from the coding sequence ATGTCGTCCACCGGCATGCCCGCCGGAGAGCCGGCCGGGACCGTGGTGATCGTGGGCGCGGGCCCCACCGGGCTCCTGCTGGCCGGTGACCTCGCCGCGGCCGGGATCGGCTGCACCGTGCTGGAACGCCGCCGCGAGGAGACCGGCAACGAGACCCGCGCGTTCGCCGTGCACGCGCGCACGATGGAGATCCTCGACGCGCGCGGCGTCGCCGACGAGCTGGCGTCGACCGGGGAGTGGGCCGGAAGGCTGCGGCTGCTCGGCCGCGCCTCCCTCGACCTGTCCCGGCTCCCCGGCCGGTTCCCGTACGTGCTGATCACGCCGCAGTACGAGACCGAGCGGGTGCTGAGGGAACGGGCGCTGGCGGCGGGAGCGGAGATCGTCCACGGCGCCGAGGTGACCGCCCTGCGGCAGGACCGGTCGGGCGTCGACCTCGACGTCCGCTCCGGCGGCGGGACCACGACCCGGCGCGCGTCGTACGTGGTCGGCGCCGACGGGGTCCGCAGCACCGTGCGGAAGGCGCTCGGCCTGCCGTTCCCCGGGCACTCGGTGGTCCGCTCGGTGATGCTGGCGGACGTGCGGCTCGACGACGCGCCGAGGGAGGTCCTCACCGTCGGCGCCACCGGCGACGCGTTCGCGTTCCTCGCCCCGTTCGGGGACGGCTGGTACCGGGTGATCGCCTGGGACCGCCATCGCCAGGTCGCCGACTCCGAGCCCGTCGACATGGACGGGCTGCGCGAGGCGACGCGGCGCGCCCTCGGCACCGACCACGGCATGCGCGATCCGCGATGGACGTCGCGGTTCCACAGCGACGAGCGGCAGGTCCCGAGGTACCGGACCGGGCGGGTGTTCCTCGCCGGTGACGCCGCGCACGTCCACTCCCCGGTGGGCGGGCAGGGGATGAACACCGGGCTGCAGGACGCCGCCAACCTCGGCTGGAAGCTGGCCGCCGAGCTGCGCGGGTGGGCGCCGCCGTGGCTGCTCGACAGCTACCACGACGAGCGCCACCCCGTCGGGCGGCGCGTCCTGCGCGGCAGCGGGACGCTGCTGAGGCTCGTGCTCGTGGAGCCGGCCCTGCTGCGGACGGCGCGCGGCGCGGCGCTCTGGGCGGTCACGCACGTCCCGCCGGTCGCCCGGCGGGTGGCGGGCGCCGTCTCCGGGCTCGACATCGCCTACCCGGCCCCGCGCGGGGCGCATCCCCTCGCCGGGCGCCGCGCGCCCGACATCCCCCTTGCCGGCACCCCCGGACGGCTCGCCCGGCTGCTCGGCGACGGCCGGTTCGTGCTCGTCACGGCGGTCAACGACCCAGCGGTCACCTATGCCGCGAGGCTGTGGAAGGACCGGGTCCGCTGCGCGCTCGCGGGGCGCGCGACGCGCACCACCGCCCTCGTCCGCCCGGACGGGTACATCGCGTGGGCCACCGACGAGACCGCGCCCGACCGGCGGGCCGCGGCGATCCGCGGCGCGCTCACCCGCTGGTGCGGGAGTCCCGCGCACGAGCGGCGCACGCCCGGAGGGGCCATCGGCACGGTCCGGGAGGAACGAGGGGGCTGA
- a CDS encoding pyridoxal-dependent decarboxylase — MAGHMTPEEFRRYGRQVVDWIADHQERIESYPVLSRARPGDVLAGLPAHPPERGEGFEAVLADLDRVVMPGITHWQHPGFFAYFPSNATGPAILGDLLSAGLGVQGMLWATSPACTELEIRVLDWLAELLDLPARFRSDGTGGGVIQDSASSAALVAILAALHRADGGTAGRDGVTRRHTLYISSQTHSSLEKAAKISGIGSANVRVVDADPLTLAMDPAHLDALLAGDAAAGALPVMVCATVGTTSTTAVDPVPAIGEVCRRHGVWLHVDAAYAGVAAVCPELRWINDGLAEFADSYATNPHKWLLTNFDCTAMWIADRAPLVGALSILPEYLRNQATASGEVVDYRDWQIPLGRRFRALKLWSVIRWYGAEGLREHVRTGVRLAQDLAARIAADPRFELLEHHPFGLVCFRPRWDGLPDAEGDIATMRLMDRLNASGDLYLTHTRVGGRVLLRMAIGAPATVGAHVEAAWDRIREEAAAGP, encoded by the coding sequence GTGGCAGGGCACATGACGCCGGAGGAGTTCCGCCGGTACGGTCGGCAGGTCGTCGACTGGATCGCCGACCACCAGGAGCGCATCGAGTCCTATCCCGTGCTGTCGCGGGCGCGGCCGGGCGACGTCCTGGCGGGCCTGCCCGCCCATCCGCCGGAGCGGGGCGAGGGCTTCGAGGCCGTCCTGGCCGACCTCGACCGCGTCGTCATGCCCGGCATCACGCACTGGCAGCACCCCGGCTTCTTCGCCTACTTCCCGTCCAACGCCACCGGCCCGGCGATCCTCGGGGACCTGCTCTCGGCCGGTCTCGGCGTCCAGGGGATGCTGTGGGCGACGAGCCCCGCCTGCACCGAGCTGGAGATCCGCGTCCTCGACTGGCTCGCCGAGCTGCTCGACCTGCCCGCCCGGTTCCGGAGCGACGGGACGGGCGGAGGCGTCATCCAGGACTCGGCGTCCAGCGCCGCGCTGGTCGCGATCCTCGCCGCCCTGCACCGCGCGGACGGCGGGACGGCCGGGCGCGACGGCGTGACCCGGCGCCACACCCTGTACATCAGCTCCCAGACGCACTCCTCCCTGGAGAAGGCCGCGAAGATCTCCGGGATCGGGTCGGCGAACGTCCGCGTCGTGGACGCCGACCCCCTGACCCTGGCCATGGACCCCGCCCACCTGGACGCGCTGCTCGCCGGGGACGCCGCCGCGGGCGCCCTGCCGGTCATGGTCTGCGCGACCGTCGGCACGACGTCGACCACCGCCGTTGACCCCGTGCCCGCGATCGGCGAGGTCTGCCGCCGCCACGGCGTCTGGCTGCACGTGGACGCCGCGTACGCGGGCGTCGCGGCGGTCTGCCCCGAACTGCGCTGGATCAACGACGGCCTCGCCGAGTTCGCCGACTCCTATGCCACCAACCCGCACAAGTGGCTGCTGACGAACTTCGACTGCACCGCGATGTGGATCGCGGACCGCGCCCCGCTCGTGGGCGCCCTGTCGATCCTGCCCGAGTACCTGCGCAACCAGGCCACCGCGTCCGGCGAGGTCGTCGACTACCGCGACTGGCAGATCCCGCTCGGCCGCCGGTTCCGCGCGCTGAAGCTGTGGTCGGTGATCCGCTGGTACGGCGCGGAGGGGCTGCGCGAGCACGTCCGGACGGGCGTCCGGCTCGCCCAGGACCTCGCGGCGCGGATCGCCGCCGACCCCCGCTTCGAACTGCTGGAGCACCACCCGTTCGGGCTCGTCTGCTTCCGCCCCCGCTGGGACGGCCTGCCGGACGCCGAGGGCGACATCGCGACCATGCGGCTGATGGACCGACTCAACGCCTCCGGCGACCTCTACCTCACCCACACCCGGGTGGGCGGGCGGGTGCTGCTCCGCATGGCGATCGGCGCGCCCGCCACGGTCGGCGCGCACGTCGAGGCCGCCTGGGACCGCATCCGCGAGGAGGCCGCCGCCGGGCCGTGA
- a CDS encoding TIGR03086 family metal-binding protein — MDAVETAASQGYGPGILEGAVEFALEALDGVTGGALPAPTPCRDWDLGMLLRHTGDSLAALLEAVDTGRVGLVPEADPPPEGDPADALVVAFRAGAERLLGAWTEAGADLPVTVGGCPLRADVVAATGAIEIAVHGWDVAQATGRPRPIPPALAERLLGVASVMVTGATRHGLFAPPVAVPAAAGPGERLLAHLGRDPAAWPG; from the coding sequence ATGGACGCGGTGGAGACGGCGGCGTCGCAGGGCTACGGACCGGGAATCCTGGAAGGGGCGGTCGAGTTCGCGCTGGAGGCCCTGGACGGCGTGACCGGCGGGGCGCTGCCCGCGCCGACGCCGTGCCGGGACTGGGACCTCGGGATGCTGCTGCGGCACACCGGGGACTCGCTGGCCGCGCTGCTGGAGGCCGTCGACACGGGCCGGGTCGGGCTCGTGCCGGAGGCGGACCCGCCGCCGGAAGGCGACCCCGCGGACGCGCTCGTGGTGGCGTTCCGCGCGGGCGCGGAGCGGCTCCTCGGAGCGTGGACGGAGGCCGGGGCCGATCTGCCGGTCACCGTCGGGGGCTGCCCCCTCCGCGCGGACGTGGTCGCCGCGACCGGGGCCATCGAGATCGCCGTGCACGGCTGGGACGTCGCGCAGGCGACCGGGCGGCCGCGTCCGATCCCGCCCGCGCTCGCCGAGCGGCTGCTCGGCGTCGCGTCGGTGATGGTGACCGGTGCCACCCGGCACGGCCTGTTCGCGCCGCCCGTCGCCGTGCCCGCCGCCGCCGGGCCGGGTGAGCGGCTGCTGGCCCACCTCGGCCGCGACCCGGCGGCCTGGCCGGGCTGA
- a CDS encoding DUF2795 domain-containing protein, with amino-acid sequence MPDKSDKHGPKVDDEIARETEGMVRGGHPTHAEEFKETEPYSDDAPWEPAASGGDPREGTPPGMTARDVEGRSALARTLTGVRYPARPGDLVHHAADGGASDDAIGALETLPDREYENVADVAEELGYGREERRF; translated from the coding sequence ATGCCAGACAAGAGCGACAAGCACGGCCCCAAGGTGGACGACGAGATCGCACGGGAGACCGAGGGCATGGTCCGCGGCGGCCACCCCACGCACGCCGAGGAGTTCAAGGAGACCGAGCCCTACTCCGACGACGCGCCCTGGGAGCCCGCCGCGTCCGGCGGCGACCCCCGCGAGGGCACGCCGCCCGGGATGACCGCACGCGACGTCGAGGGCCGCAGCGCGCTGGCGCGCACGCTCACCGGCGTCCGGTACCCCGCCCGTCCCGGGGACCTCGTGCACCACGCCGCCGACGGCGGTGCCTCCGACGACGCCATCGGCGCCCTGGAGACGCTCCCGGACCGCGAGTACGAGAACGTCGCGGACGTGGCCGAGGAACTGGGCTACGGCCGCGAGGAGCGCCGCTTCTAA